The following DNA comes from Triticum aestivum cultivar Chinese Spring chromosome 3D, IWGSC CS RefSeq v2.1, whole genome shotgun sequence.
ggcggCCATGGCGGAGTTCCAGAGCCTAGGGTCGCTCGGCCCCATATGCGCGGTGGCGAACGAGTTCCTGCGCAACCAGACGGCGCAGAACGAGTACGAGGCGGAAGAGCAATGCGACCGCTTGTTCCACCCCACCCAATACGACATGCCCGTCAACCggctctcctccgccgccgccgctcgcttcTTCGCGCTGCCTCCCGACGACGACGTCGACCGCGTCAGccgcctccccgacgcgctcctccGCGACGTCGTCTCCCGCCTCCCCGTCAAGGAcgccgcgcgcaccgccgcgctCTCCCGCCGCTGGCGCGGGGTCTGGCGCTCGGCGCCGCTCGTCCTCGCCGACGCGGACCTCCTCCCCGACACCTCCGCCGTGTCCCGCGTCCTCGAGGCGCACCCGGGACCGTTCCGCTGCGTCCACCTTACCCGCACCCTCGCGGAGGGCTTCCACGGCCTGCTCACGCGCTGGCTCCAGCTCCTCGCCGCCAAGGGCATCCAGGAGCTCGTCCTCGTCAACGCCCGCTGGCCGCTCGACTACTTTCTCCCCGCCAACCTCCTAAGCCTGACCAGCCTCACCCGCCTCTACCTCGGCATGTGGAGGTTCCCCGACACGGCCGGCCTCCGGCGCGCCACCTGCTTCCCCAATCTCCGTGACCTCGGGCTCTGTCACGTCCTCGTGGAGAGGCGGGATCTGGACTTCATCCTCGACAGGAGCCCCGTGCTGGAGACGCTGTGCGTCCAGGGCAATGTGCTGAAGCTTCGCATCCGGCTCGTCAGCCAGAGCCTCCGGTGCGTGCAGATCATTGGGTGCTTCATCGAAGAGATCTTCGTGCTGGACGCCCCAAATCTTGAGCGGTTCATCTATTCAGATGCTTGGCACCCTGTTGGCAACTGCACCACCACGGTCAAGATCGGCCATGCCCCCAAGCTGCACTTGTTGGGATACTTGGCGTTGGACCCACGAAAGCATGTCCTAGATGTCGGCAACACCATCATCAAGGTGCCTGGTTTCTCCATTGGTTCAATCCTACACTGATTACCAATGCAAGTTTGTGTGATCTTCCTTTTCTTAACTGGGTGAGTTGTGAATCT
Coding sequences within:
- the LOC123075254 gene encoding F-box/FBD/LRR-repeat protein At1g13570 translates to MEAAMAEFQSLGSLGPICAVANEFLRNQTAQNEYEAEEQCDRLFHPTQYDMPVNRLSSAAAARFFALPPDDDVDRVSRLPDALLRDVVSRLPVKDAARTAALSRRWRGVWRSAPLVLADADLLPDTSAVSRVLEAHPGPFRCVHLTRTLAEGFHGLLTRWLQLLAAKGIQELVLVNARWPLDYFLPANLLSLTSLTRLYLGMWRFPDTAGLRRATCFPNLRDLGLCHVLVERRDLDFILDRSPVLETLCVQGNVLKLRIRLVSQSLRCVQIIGCFIEEIFVLDAPNLERFIYSDAWHPVGNCTTTVKIGHAPKLHLLGYLALDPRKHVLDVGNTIIKAGIGMSPSTMLPGVKILALEVRFAVRNDVKMIPNVLRCFPNVETLHIMSGKTDQSTGKVNLKFWLESGTIECIESRIKLLVFHGFQGDRSELAFLKFFFESAFVLEEVVVLLAADPTDEMIRKVVFLKYMERASEASILSVGHSGPQGFAQSARRGSDFSLGDPFANYCRSDLYRMSSPHPLYLC